In one Tachysurus vachellii isolate PV-2020 chromosome 24, HZAU_Pvac_v1, whole genome shotgun sequence genomic region, the following are encoded:
- the gk gene encoding glycerol kinase isoform X2 produces MNGTMAASSNRIMLGPLVAAIDQGTSSTRFLVFNAKTAELLSHHQVEIQQSFPKEGWVEEDPKEILRSVYECMDRTCEKLTQLNIDISNIKAVGVTNQRETTLVWNKETGEPLYNAVVWLDLRTQSTVERLIKDTPGRNKNHLKHKTGLPISTYFSAVKLRWLMDNVEEVHKAVLSHTAMFGTVDSWLIWCLTGGKKGGVHVTDVTNASRTMLFNIHTMDWDPDLCTYFGVPMEILPKVRSSSEIYGLMKSGPLTGVPISGCLGDQSAALVGQMCFQDGQAKNTYGTGCFLLRNTGTKPVMSDHGLLTTVAYKLGRDKPACYALEGSVAIAGAVVRWLKDNLGIIESSTELENLAASVGTSYGCYFVPAFSGLYAPYWEPSARGIICGLTQFTNKSHLAFAALEAVCFQTREILDAMNQDSGIPLTQLQVDGGMTSNQLLMQLQADILCIPVVKPSMPETTALGAAMAAGAAEGVGVWSLNPEDFTDVTSEKFEPQINPEESEFRYARWKKAVQRAMNWETTEPVNNGNEESNIFSSVPLGFYILGSMFMLIGAKYITGFK; encoded by the exons ATGAATGGTACGATGGCTGCTTCGTCTAATAGGATCATGCTCGGCCCTCTTGTAGCAGCAATTGACCAGGGAACTAGCTCTACTCGGTTCTTG GTGTTCAATGCAAAAACTGCAGAGCTGCTTAGTCACCATCAAGTCGAGATTCAGCAAAGTTTCCCTAAAGAAGG CTGGGTGGAGGAGGACCCCAAAGAGATTTTGCGGTCTGTTTACGAGTGCATGGACCGAACCTGTGAGAAACTGACGCAGCTTAACATCGATATCTCCAACATCAAAG CCGTCGGTGTAACCAATCAGCGAGAAACCACGCTGGTCTGGAATAAGGAAACAGGCGAGCCACTCTACAATGCGGTCG TGTGGCTGGACCTGCGCACACAGTCCACCGTAGAGAGACTCATCAAAGACACACCAGGCAGGAACAAAAATCACCTGAAG CACAAGACTGGTCTTCCCATCAGCACGTACTTCAGCGCGGTGAAGCTGCGCTGGTTAATGGACAATGTAGAGGAGGTGCACAAGGCCGTGCTTTCACACACAGCTATGTTCGGGACTGTCGACTCCTGGTTAATATGG TGCCTAACTGGTGGAAAGAAGGGAGGTGTCCATGTTACAGATGTAACCAATGCAAGCAGGACCATGCTCTTCAACATACACACTATGGACTGGGATCCAGATCTCTGCac CTATTTTGGGGTCCCAATGGAAATTCTGCCAAAAGTGAGGAGTTCTTCAGAGATCTACGGTTTAATG AAATCTGGTCCACTGACTGGTGTTCCAATATCAGGG TGTTTAGGGGACCAATCTGCCGCTCTCGTGGGACAGATGTGCTTTCAGGACGGCCAGGCCAAAAACAC TTACGGGACTGGCTGCTTCTTGCTCAGAAACACAGGAACAAAG CCGGTGATGTCAGATCATGGCCTCTTAACAACAGTAGCGTATAAACTGGGGCGAGACAAGCCAGCCTGCTATGCGTTAGAG GGTTCAGTGGCTATAGCAGGTGCAGTGGTGCGCTGGTTGAAAGACAACCTCGGGATTATAGAAAGTTCCACAGAGCTCG AGAACCTGGCCGCCAGTGTCGGCACATCGTATGGCTGCTACTTTGTCCCTGCATTTTCGGGTCTCTACGCCCCCTACTGGGAGCCAAGTGCTAGAGG AATCATCTGCGGTTTAACTCAGTTCACGAACAAGAGTCATTTGGCCTTTGCTGCTCTTGAAGCAGTCTGCTTTCAGACACGTGAG ATCCTGGATGCGATGAATCAGGACAGTGGGATTCCTCTGACTCAGCTGCAGGTGGATGGAGGCATGACCTCGAACCAACTGCTCATGCAGCTCCAGGCTGATATTCTCTGCATTCCAGTAG taaAGCCGTCCATGCCGGAGACCACCGCACTCGGAGCAGCTAtggcagcaggagcagcagagGGCGtcggtgtgtggagtttgaatccCGAAGACTTCACTGATGTCACTTCTGAGAAATTTGAACCTCAGATCAATCCAGAGG AGAGCGAGTTCCGTTATGCTCGCTGGAAGAAAGCAGTCCAAAGAGCCATGAACTGGGAGACTACAGAGCCAGTCAACAACGGAAACG AGGAATCTAATATCTTCAGTAGTGTTCCCCTGGGCTTTTACATTCTGGGTAGTATGTTTATGTTGATTGGAGCAAAATACATTACAG GATTCAAGTAG
- the zgc:64002 gene encoding indolethylamine N-methyltransferase, whose product MAQSSCFTEGDYYQTRFDPRAYISNFYSRPEGHSDEKNYLIFVLGCLRRIFSTGKFKGRKLIDVGSGPTIHTVISACEHFDELVLSDFVDKNREEVTKWVKNEEGCFDWMPIIEYVCEMDGKSSSDVEVKLRQRVKQVLKCNVLLENPFHPEVVEPADCVITSLCLEAACKDLQSYRDALCGVAKLLHPGGVLVMVGVLGETFYYVDKTRFSCLQLSKENVEDVLCKLGFTVQEFNIFPAQDRENNKVSDFEAFFFIVALKSIKTI is encoded by the exons ATGGCGCAGAGCTCTTGTTTTACAGAGGGGGATTATTATCAGACGCGTTTTGATCCGAGAGCCTACATAAGTAATTTTTATTCCCGTCCAGAAGGACACTCTGATGAGAAGAATtatcttatttttgttttaggaTGCCTACGCAGGATTTTTTCTACTG GCAAGTTCAAAGGACGTAAGCTGATTGATGTTGGAAGCGGACCGACGATTCACACCGTGATCAGCGCGTGCGAGCATTTCGACGAGCTCGTGCTGTCTGATTTCGTGGACAAGAATCGGGAAGAGGTCACGAAATGGGTGAAGAACGAGGAAGGGTGCTTTGACTGGATGCCCATCATTGAATACGTGTGTGAAATGGATGGTAAAAg CTCATCTGATGTGGAAGTGAAACTGAGACAGCGGGTGAAACAAGTGCTGAAATGTAACGTCCTCTTAGAAAACCCTTTCCATCCAGAGGTCGTTGAGCCAGCAGATTGTGTGATAACGTCCCTGTGTCTCGAGGCGGCATGTAAAGACTTGCAGTCATACAGAGATGCGCTTTGTGGAGTAGCTAAGTTGCTTCATCCAGGTGGAGTTCTGGTGATGGTTGGGGTTTTAGGAGAAACCTTCTACTATGTTGATAAAACCCGTTTTTCCTGTCTCCAGTTGAGCAAAGAAAATGTCGAAGATGTTCTCTGCAAGCTCGGCTTCACTGTGCAGGAATTCAACATTTTTCCAGCACAGGATCGAGAGAACAACAAAGTTTCTGATTTTGAAGCTTTCTTCTTTATTGTTGCTCTGAAGTCTATCAAGACAATTTAG
- the gk gene encoding glycerol kinase isoform X3: MNGTMAASSNRIMLGPLVAAIDQGTSSTRFLVFNAKTAELLSHHQVEIQQSFPKEGWVEEDPKEILRSVYECMDRTCEKLTQLNIDISNIKAVGVTNQRETTLVWNKETGEPLYNAVVWLDLRTQSTVERLIKDTPGRNKNHLKHKTGLPISTYFSAVKLRWLMDNVEEVHKAVLSHTAMFGTVDSWLIWCLTGGKKGGVHVTDVTNASRTMLFNIHTMDWDPDLCTYFGVPMEILPKVRSSSEIYGLMKISSSLKSGPLTGVPISGCLGDQSAALVGQMCFQDGQAKNTYGTGCFLLRNTGTKPVMSDHGLLTTVAYKLGRDKPACYALEGSVAIAGAVVRWLKDNLGIIESSTELENLAASVGTSYGCYFVPAFSGLYAPYWEPSARGIICGLTQFTNKSHLAFAALEAVCFQTREILDAMNQDSGIPLTQLQVDGGMTSNQLLMQLQADILCIPVVKPSMPETTALGAAMAAGAAEGVGVWSLNPEDFTDVTSEKFEPQINPEESEFRYARWKKAVQRAMNWETTEPVNNGNGFK, from the exons ATGAATGGTACGATGGCTGCTTCGTCTAATAGGATCATGCTCGGCCCTCTTGTAGCAGCAATTGACCAGGGAACTAGCTCTACTCGGTTCTTG GTGTTCAATGCAAAAACTGCAGAGCTGCTTAGTCACCATCAAGTCGAGATTCAGCAAAGTTTCCCTAAAGAAGG CTGGGTGGAGGAGGACCCCAAAGAGATTTTGCGGTCTGTTTACGAGTGCATGGACCGAACCTGTGAGAAACTGACGCAGCTTAACATCGATATCTCCAACATCAAAG CCGTCGGTGTAACCAATCAGCGAGAAACCACGCTGGTCTGGAATAAGGAAACAGGCGAGCCACTCTACAATGCGGTCG TGTGGCTGGACCTGCGCACACAGTCCACCGTAGAGAGACTCATCAAAGACACACCAGGCAGGAACAAAAATCACCTGAAG CACAAGACTGGTCTTCCCATCAGCACGTACTTCAGCGCGGTGAAGCTGCGCTGGTTAATGGACAATGTAGAGGAGGTGCACAAGGCCGTGCTTTCACACACAGCTATGTTCGGGACTGTCGACTCCTGGTTAATATGG TGCCTAACTGGTGGAAAGAAGGGAGGTGTCCATGTTACAGATGTAACCAATGCAAGCAGGACCATGCTCTTCAACATACACACTATGGACTGGGATCCAGATCTCTGCac CTATTTTGGGGTCCCAATGGAAATTCTGCCAAAAGTGAGGAGTTCTTCAGAGATCTACGGTTTAATG AAAATCAGTTCTAGTCTG AAATCTGGTCCACTGACTGGTGTTCCAATATCAGGG TGTTTAGGGGACCAATCTGCCGCTCTCGTGGGACAGATGTGCTTTCAGGACGGCCAGGCCAAAAACAC TTACGGGACTGGCTGCTTCTTGCTCAGAAACACAGGAACAAAG CCGGTGATGTCAGATCATGGCCTCTTAACAACAGTAGCGTATAAACTGGGGCGAGACAAGCCAGCCTGCTATGCGTTAGAG GGTTCAGTGGCTATAGCAGGTGCAGTGGTGCGCTGGTTGAAAGACAACCTCGGGATTATAGAAAGTTCCACAGAGCTCG AGAACCTGGCCGCCAGTGTCGGCACATCGTATGGCTGCTACTTTGTCCCTGCATTTTCGGGTCTCTACGCCCCCTACTGGGAGCCAAGTGCTAGAGG AATCATCTGCGGTTTAACTCAGTTCACGAACAAGAGTCATTTGGCCTTTGCTGCTCTTGAAGCAGTCTGCTTTCAGACACGTGAG ATCCTGGATGCGATGAATCAGGACAGTGGGATTCCTCTGACTCAGCTGCAGGTGGATGGAGGCATGACCTCGAACCAACTGCTCATGCAGCTCCAGGCTGATATTCTCTGCATTCCAGTAG taaAGCCGTCCATGCCGGAGACCACCGCACTCGGAGCAGCTAtggcagcaggagcagcagagGGCGtcggtgtgtggagtttgaatccCGAAGACTTCACTGATGTCACTTCTGAGAAATTTGAACCTCAGATCAATCCAGAGG AGAGCGAGTTCCGTTATGCTCGCTGGAAGAAAGCAGTCCAAAGAGCCATGAACTGGGAGACTACAGAGCCAGTCAACAACGGAAACG GATTCAAGTAG
- the timmdc1 gene encoding complex I assembly factor TIMMDC1, mitochondrial: protein MHPVGQRSHTFTCGEKDTDTASPRALHTGLLRAVYMFTIPRVHAADIVDSLPKHVGKPEFPDTGWDRVKDIFDRRDGQAYSEEVKNVSKSALTAALVGLLYGGLPGARHARERFIQLSQAEIYRSRVEAVRSAHNAAIRGFVRYGWRWSWRIAAFVTLFNTVSTGISVYRDSNALSHFAVAGAVTGGVFRMNLGLRGLVAGSAIGAALGVPAGALIVGLQKLGGETMREKRRRERRELYELRVAEWNARLQLTDQIIGEFSGQDQDTEGDLQRIHELLSQPRNKESTKES from the exons ATGCACCCTGTGGGCCAGcgttcacacacattcacatgtggagagaaagacacagatacAGCCAGCCCCAGAGCCTTGCATACAGGACTGCTAAGGGCAGTTTATATGTTCACCATTCCTCGAGTGCATGCAGCTGACATTGTTGATTCTTTACCAAAACATGTGGGCAAGCCGGAGTTCCCAGACACAGGATGGGACCGCGTTAAAGACATATTCGACCGACG AGATGGACAGGCGTACTCGGAAGAGGTGAAGAATGTGTCTAAGAGTGCTCTGACGGCTGCCTTGGTGGGACTGTTGTACGGAGGCCTGCCTGGAGCCCGACATGCCCGTGAGAGGTTCATCCAGCTGAGCCAGGCTGAGATCTATCGCAGCAGAGTGGaggcagtg cGTTCGGCTCATAACGCAGCTATCCGAGGCTTTGTGAGATACGGCTGGAGGTGGAGCTGGAGAATCGCCGCTTTTGTGACACTTTTTAA CACTGTCAGTACAGGCATTTCTGTGTACAGAGACAGTAACGCCTTGAGCCATTTCGCTGTGGCGGGGG CTGTGACCGGAGGTGTGTTCCGAATGAATCTGGGCCTCAGGGGATTGGTGGCAGGATCTGCTATTGGTGCTGCGTTAGG TGTGCCTGCTGGGGCGTTAATTGTTGGGCTACAGAAGCTGGGAGGAGAGACCATGCGTGAAAAACGACGACGGGAACGAAGAGAACTGTATGAGCTCAGGGTGGCTGAATG GAACGCACGTCTGCAGCTTACTGACCAGATAATTGGAGAATTTAGTGGCCAGGACCAAGACACAGAAGGTGACCTTCAGCGGATCCATGAGCTCCTTAGTCAACCAAGGAACAAAGAATCGACTAAGGAGTCTTAA
- the gk gene encoding glycerol kinase isoform X1: protein MNGTMAASSNRIMLGPLVAAIDQGTSSTRFLVFNAKTAELLSHHQVEIQQSFPKEGWVEEDPKEILRSVYECMDRTCEKLTQLNIDISNIKAVGVTNQRETTLVWNKETGEPLYNAVVWLDLRTQSTVERLIKDTPGRNKNHLKHKTGLPISTYFSAVKLRWLMDNVEEVHKAVLSHTAMFGTVDSWLIWCLTGGKKGGVHVTDVTNASRTMLFNIHTMDWDPDLCTYFGVPMEILPKVRSSSEIYGLMKISSSLKSGPLTGVPISGCLGDQSAALVGQMCFQDGQAKNTYGTGCFLLRNTGTKPVMSDHGLLTTVAYKLGRDKPACYALEGSVAIAGAVVRWLKDNLGIIESSTELENLAASVGTSYGCYFVPAFSGLYAPYWEPSARGIICGLTQFTNKSHLAFAALEAVCFQTREILDAMNQDSGIPLTQLQVDGGMTSNQLLMQLQADILCIPVVKPSMPETTALGAAMAAGAAEGVGVWSLNPEDFTDVTSEKFEPQINPEESEFRYARWKKAVQRAMNWETTEPVNNGNEESNIFSSVPLGFYILGSMFMLIGAKYITGFK, encoded by the exons ATGAATGGTACGATGGCTGCTTCGTCTAATAGGATCATGCTCGGCCCTCTTGTAGCAGCAATTGACCAGGGAACTAGCTCTACTCGGTTCTTG GTGTTCAATGCAAAAACTGCAGAGCTGCTTAGTCACCATCAAGTCGAGATTCAGCAAAGTTTCCCTAAAGAAGG CTGGGTGGAGGAGGACCCCAAAGAGATTTTGCGGTCTGTTTACGAGTGCATGGACCGAACCTGTGAGAAACTGACGCAGCTTAACATCGATATCTCCAACATCAAAG CCGTCGGTGTAACCAATCAGCGAGAAACCACGCTGGTCTGGAATAAGGAAACAGGCGAGCCACTCTACAATGCGGTCG TGTGGCTGGACCTGCGCACACAGTCCACCGTAGAGAGACTCATCAAAGACACACCAGGCAGGAACAAAAATCACCTGAAG CACAAGACTGGTCTTCCCATCAGCACGTACTTCAGCGCGGTGAAGCTGCGCTGGTTAATGGACAATGTAGAGGAGGTGCACAAGGCCGTGCTTTCACACACAGCTATGTTCGGGACTGTCGACTCCTGGTTAATATGG TGCCTAACTGGTGGAAAGAAGGGAGGTGTCCATGTTACAGATGTAACCAATGCAAGCAGGACCATGCTCTTCAACATACACACTATGGACTGGGATCCAGATCTCTGCac CTATTTTGGGGTCCCAATGGAAATTCTGCCAAAAGTGAGGAGTTCTTCAGAGATCTACGGTTTAATG AAAATCAGTTCTAGTCTG AAATCTGGTCCACTGACTGGTGTTCCAATATCAGGG TGTTTAGGGGACCAATCTGCCGCTCTCGTGGGACAGATGTGCTTTCAGGACGGCCAGGCCAAAAACAC TTACGGGACTGGCTGCTTCTTGCTCAGAAACACAGGAACAAAG CCGGTGATGTCAGATCATGGCCTCTTAACAACAGTAGCGTATAAACTGGGGCGAGACAAGCCAGCCTGCTATGCGTTAGAG GGTTCAGTGGCTATAGCAGGTGCAGTGGTGCGCTGGTTGAAAGACAACCTCGGGATTATAGAAAGTTCCACAGAGCTCG AGAACCTGGCCGCCAGTGTCGGCACATCGTATGGCTGCTACTTTGTCCCTGCATTTTCGGGTCTCTACGCCCCCTACTGGGAGCCAAGTGCTAGAGG AATCATCTGCGGTTTAACTCAGTTCACGAACAAGAGTCATTTGGCCTTTGCTGCTCTTGAAGCAGTCTGCTTTCAGACACGTGAG ATCCTGGATGCGATGAATCAGGACAGTGGGATTCCTCTGACTCAGCTGCAGGTGGATGGAGGCATGACCTCGAACCAACTGCTCATGCAGCTCCAGGCTGATATTCTCTGCATTCCAGTAG taaAGCCGTCCATGCCGGAGACCACCGCACTCGGAGCAGCTAtggcagcaggagcagcagagGGCGtcggtgtgtggagtttgaatccCGAAGACTTCACTGATGTCACTTCTGAGAAATTTGAACCTCAGATCAATCCAGAGG AGAGCGAGTTCCGTTATGCTCGCTGGAAGAAAGCAGTCCAAAGAGCCATGAACTGGGAGACTACAGAGCCAGTCAACAACGGAAACG AGGAATCTAATATCTTCAGTAGTGTTCCCCTGGGCTTTTACATTCTGGGTAGTATGTTTATGTTGATTGGAGCAAAATACATTACAG GATTCAAGTAG
- the poglut1 gene encoding protein O-glucosyltransferase 1, with protein MEPRCLYILLFLFLLSESETCLADKGARWQKYLTQVSEATKTYQSCSQENCSCHISVLKKDLKPFSSGITKELVMDTVRRGVGTHYQIIKHKLYREPECMFPARCSGVEHFMLEMINRLPDMEMIINVRDYPQVPSWVQPVLPVLSFSKTPDYQDIMYPAWTFWEGGPAVWPIYPTGLGRWDLMREDLKKSAARWPWEKKSSKGFFRGSRTSPERDPLILLSREEPSLVDAEYTKNQAWKSEKDTLGRTPATEVPLVDHCEYKYLFNFRGVAASFRFKHLFLCGSLVFHVGAEWLEFFYPQLEPWVHYIPVKQDLSDLRELLQFVKENDKTAEAIALRGQKFIEDHLRMEDVSCYWETLLTDYSKLLKYKPKRKSSYNQITRKPDRSEL; from the exons atggagCCTCGCTGTTTGTACATACTGCTTTTTCTGTTCCTTTTGAGTGAATCCGAGACTTGCCTGGCTGataaag GAGCACGATGGCAGAAATATCTCACCCAGGTTTCTGAGGCCACCAAAACCTACCAGTCATGCAGTCAGGAGAACTGCAGCTGCCACAtcag CGTCCTGAAGAAGGACCTAAAGCCGTTCAGCAGCGGCATCACAAAGGAGCTAGTGATGGACACGGTGCGACGTGGTGTGGGCACACATTACCAGATCATCAAGCATAAACTATACAGGGAACCAGAATGTATGTTCCCAGCAAG GTGCAGTGGAGTCGAGCATTTTATGCTGGAAATGATTAACAGGTTGCCAGATATGGAGATGATAATCAACGTGCGTGACTATCCTCAGGTGCCGTCATGGGTTCAGCCCGTTCTGCCCGTTCTATCCTTTAGCAAG ACGCCAGACTATCAGGACATCATGTATCCTGCCTGGACATTTTGGGAAGGAGGACCTGCAGTTTGGCCCATTTACCCAACTGGACTTGGTCGCTGGGACCTGATGAGAGAAGATCTGAAAAA atCGGCAGCTCGGTGGCCATGGGAGAAAAAAAGCTCCAAAGGTTTCTTCAGAGGCTCTAG gaCCAGTCCGGAGAGAGACCCGTTAATTCTGCTGTCCAGAGAGGAGCCGAGTCTGGTGGATGCTGAATACACTAAGAATCAGGCGTGGAAATCTGAAAAG GACACTCTGGGTAGAACCCCAGCTACAGAGGTTCCCCTGGTTGATCACTGCGAATATAA GTACCTCTTTAATTTCCGAGGCGTGGCAGCCAGCTTTCGCTTCAAGCACCTGTTTCTTTGTGGCTCTCTGGTCTTCCATGTAGGAGCGGAGTGGCTTGAGTTTTTCTATCCTCAGCTCGAGCCCTGGGTTCACTACATCCCAGTGAAACAGGACCTCTCTGACCTCAG GGAGCTGCTGCAGTTTGTGAAGGAAAATGACAAAACTGCAGAAGCCATCGCACTAAG GGGCCAGAAGTTTATCGAGGATCACCTCCGTATGGAGGACGTGTCTTGCTACTGGGAGACACTTCTGACTGACTACAGTAAACTGCTCAAGTACAAACCTAAACGCAAATCCAGCTACAACCAGATCACTCGCAAACCCGACCGGTCTGAACTCTGA